The genomic stretch GCCGGGAAGGCCAGGTCGCCAACAGCACGCTCCCCATCATCAGCACGAACCCCGCCGCATGGACAAGGCCGAAGCTCTCGCCCAGGAACAGCACCGCGGTCACCGCCGCACTGGCCGGCAGGAAGGCGGTGAAGACGCCGGCCGTGGCCGCCGGGACGCGCTTCATCCCCGCATACCAGAGCAGCAGGCAGAGCACGCTGGCCGTCAGCGAATGAAACACCAGCAGGGCCAGCAGCTGCGGATCGGCCAGCGCGGCCACGGCCGCGAAGCCCGGGGCGGCGAAGGGCAGCAGCACCCCAGCCGAAAACAACTGCATCCAGAGAGAGGCGGTGAAGACCGGCACGGCGCCCGCCACGCGGCGGGCCAGGAGCACATAGATCGCCTCGCCACACACGCCCAGGAAGACCAGCATGTTGCCGAAGGCCGAACCACCCCCGCCGCCGCCCAGCCGTGCCAGCGTGATCGCCGCCATGCCGAAGCCGGCCAGCCCCGCCGCGATCCATTGCCGCGCCGAAAGCCGCTCCCGCAGCCACAGGAGACTGCCCAGCGCCACCACGGCCGGCAGGGTCGCCAGCACCAGGCCGCCCTCCAGTGCCGAGGTGAAGCGCAGCCCCGCCAGGAGCCCGGCATTGTAGATCGCCGTGCCGAAAATGGCCTGGAGTGCCAGGTTCCGCTTCACCGCGCCCGAAACCCGCACCCTGCCCTCGATCATCCGCGCCAGCGGCCAGAGCACCGCGACGGCCAGCAGGCAGCGCAGGAAGGCGATCATCGCAATGGGCAGCGCCTCGGCCAGCAGCTTTGCCACGCCGACATTGGCGCCGACCAGGATCATCGCCAGCGCCAACTGCCCGTAGGCGAGCCTCATTTCCGTGCGATGGGCGCGTTGGCCGGGCCGCTCTGCCGGGGCACGCCATGCGGCAGGCGGGCCACATCCAGCGCGGCCGCGTCGCTCGCCACCACGCGCCCGGCTGGGAAGGCCGCGCGCTCCTCGGCATCCAGCATCTTGAGGATATAGGCGACATGGCGCGGCATCACGTCCAGATGCGCGCCGATGTCGCGGAAGGTCACCACCTCGCCCTCCGGGATGTTGGCCACGATGCTCAGCACATCCGCCTTGATCCGCGCGAAGAAGGGCGATTTCGCCATCAGGCCTCGCCGTCGCGCCGATAGGGCGAGAGGGTGGCGAGTTCGGCCATGCGTTCCAGGATGGCCGGGCGCTCCTGCTCCAGGAAACGCGCCACCGCATCCGAAAGGCCGCGATGGCCGATGAGATGCGCGGAATAGGTCAGGGCCGGCAGATAGCCGCGCTGGATCTTGTGCTCGCCCTGCGCGCCTGCCTCGACGCGGCTGACGCCGTGCTCGATGGCGAAATCAATGGCGCGCAGGTAGCACAGCTCGAAATGCAGGAAGGGCACTTCCTCGTCACAGCCCCAGTTGCGGCCATAGAGCGCTTCGCCGCCCAGGAGGTTCAGCGCGCCCGCCACCGGCTTGCCATCGCGCTCGGCCCACATCAGCACGACGCGCTCGCCCAGCTTCTCGCCCAGCAATGGCCAGAAGGATTTCGTCAGATAGGCGCTGCCCCAGCGCGCATCCACGGTGTTGCGGTAGAAGCCGTGAAACGCCGCCCAATGCCGGGGCGTGATCTCAGCACCACGCAGCGTCTGCAACGTCAGTCCGCTTTCCGCCACCGCCCGCCGTTCGCGCTTCAGCGTCTTGCGCTTGCGGCTGCTGAGCGCGGCCAGGAAGTCGTCAAAATCGGAAAAACCCTGGTTCTGCCAATGGAATTGCACGCCGGTGCGTTGCAGCCAGCCGGCCTCGCCCAGCGCCTCCCATTCCTCGCGCGTGCAGAAGGTGATGTGGGTGGAGGAGCATTTCAGCGCCGCCATGGCCTGGGCCAGCCCCTGTGCCAGGGCCGCCACCGGCACGCCGGGCCGCCGCAGCAGGCGCGGCCCGGGAACGGGGCTGAAGGGCACCGCCACCTGGAGCTTGGGGTAATACCGCCCGCCCGCCTGCTCGAAGGCCTGAGCCCAGCCATGGTCGAAGACGTATTCGCCATAGGAGTGCGACTTGGCATAGGCCGGCGCGCAGGCCAGCAACTCACCTCCGGCATCCCGCAGCGCCACATGCTGTGGCAGCCAGCCGGTCTTGGCCGAGGCGCTGCCGCTCTCCTCCAGGGCGCTGAGGAAGGCATGGCTGACGAAGGGATTATCCCCTGCGCAGGCATCCCACTCCGCCGCCGGAATTTCGGCGATGGCCCGATGCAGGGAGAGGGTGAGTTCGGCTGAATCCATCCCCGACACTATGGGGCGAAACCCCGATTAAACCAGTTCGAGAATCGCCTCGACCTCAACCGCGGCGCCGCCCGGCAGCGCCGCGACACCCACCGCGCTGCGCGCATGCCGCCCCGCATCGCCGAAGACGGCCACGGCGCAATCCGAGGCACCGTTGATGACGGCCGGCTGGTCGCCGAAACCCGGGGCGGAATTCACATAGCCCGTCACGCGCAAGACGCGGGCGATGCGGTCCAGATCGCCGCCCGCCGCCACCTTGGCGTGGGCGAGGATCGAGAGGAAGCAAAGCTGCGCCGCCTGCTTCGCCTCCTCGATGGAAACCCCGGCGCCGAGATGGCCGACCGGATGGATCGCGCCATCTTTCCGGGGCACCTGGCCCGAGACGTAGATGGTCTTCCCCGAGACGGTGAAGGGGACGTAGTTGGCGATGGGCGCGCCGGCCTCGGGCAGGGTCAGGCCGAGCTCGGCAAGCCGCGCTTCAATCTTGGACATCAGGCAACCACCCTTAAATTGCGTTTCGGACGTTCGGCGACGGCAGGCAGGTCGAGCGGCAGAAGCGGCGATTGCTCGGCCACGCGGCTCAGGCTTCCGGGAGCCACATCCTCGGCTTCCGGCTGGGGCAGCGCGCCGCCCAGGTAATCCATGGCGAGGCGGCGGAAGGCCCAGTCCAGCACCGAGGTGGCGCGGGGGATGTCGGGGTCGCCCTCCACCGCGCCGGCCGGGCCGAAGCGCGTATAGGCGAAGGCCTCGACGTAATCGCTGAGCGGCACGCCGCGCGCGAGGCCGAGGGACACCGCCTGGGCAAAGCCATCCATCAGGCTGCGATAGGCGGCGCCCTCCTTCGAGAGGCTGAAGGCGATCTCCCGCAGGGCGCCATCCTCCTCGGCGGTGCGCAGGGCGACGCGATGTCCGCCCACCGTCACATGCAGCGTCTGGCCGGCCTGGCGGCGCAGGGCCGGGCGCGGCGCGGGTGCGGGGCGCGGTGCGGCTGGCAGTGCCACGGGGCTCGGCGGGGCCGCATGCAGGAAGGGTGTCACGGCCGCCTGCATCGCCCGGCGCGACGCCTGGCTGACCGGCCCGAGCAGGGCCGCCACGCGGCTTTGGGGTGCGCGAAGGGCGGCGCGGGTCGGCACATCCACCACGCCCGCCAGGGTTTCCACCGCGCGGGTGGCGCCGGGGGCCGGGGCGATGCCCGCCGTCTCGGCGCCCAGCAGGGCTTCCGCCGCATCGGCCGGCGCGAGGGCGACCAGCGCCTGGTGCCGCAATCCGGGCGAGGCCATGGCGGCATCCAGGGCCGCGCGCGCGGCGGCGGCAAGGCCGGGCAGGGGGGTGCTGGCAGGTGGCTCGGGCCAGATCAGCGCCACGGGTTCACGGGCACCGAGGCGTTCGGCCATGCGCCCGCTTTGCGCCTCGGCGGCGCCCCGGGTGAGCGCCGCGATGCCGGCCGCAACCTCGCGCGCGCCTGCACTGTCATAAGCCAGGCCGAGGGCGGAGAGCAGACCGGCGAGATCGGCGAAGCCCAGGCGCAGCTTGGTCGCCTTGCCGCCCGTCGCGGCATCGAGGAAGACGACGCCGAGGGCGCAGGCCTCGGTATAGCCTTCGAGGTCGAAGCCGCCCTCGGGTTCGAGGAAGGCGGGCAGGTTGAGCACGAAGCGGGGCTCGGCCCGGGCGTCGCCGCGCCAGGTCTCGGCGCCTGGGGCGCCGCGCCGCGTCAGCAGCAGCGCACGCCAGCCCTCGGCCAGTTGGGGGGCTTCGCGGGGGGTGATGAGGCCGGCCTTGCCGCCGCTTTTCAGGGCGCGGGCAATCCAGGCCTCGGCCACGCGCGGTAGGGTGATGGGGGCATCGCCGGGTGCCAGGGCGGCCAGGGCGGCGGCCGCCTCGTCTTCCCAGGTCTCGGGCAGTGCCACGGCACGGGGCGGCGCGTCGGGGTCCGCGCCAATCCGGGTGCGCCGCAGCGCCACCCCTTCCCACAAGCTTCCGGTGATGCGTGCCATCTGCGCAGCCTAGCCCGGGGGGATTGTGACGGGAAGCCGCATGATGTGTTCAGAACGGGAACGGACCACAACATCTTGTGGAAAACTGCGCCCTTTCGCATCCTGCCAGGCGCTTTGCCACGTCGCGAATTTGTGGGAGGATAGGGAATGTCAAAAATCCAGCTTTTCCTCACTCGTCTGGGCAGCCGCAAGATCGGCCGGGATGCGGCGGGCAACACCTATTACGAGGCGAGGCGGCCCGATCCGGTCTATGGCCGGGCGCGGCGGACGGTGTCGCTGGCGAAGGGGCTGGATTCCTCGGTGGTGCCGCCGGAATGGCATGCCTGGCTGCATCATCTGACCGATGCGCCGCTGCCTGGGCCGAAATACAGCTGGCAGAAGCCGCATCAGCCTAACCTGACGGGCACCGCCCAGGCCTGGCGCCCGAAGGGCCATGACTATGCCGGCGGACAGCGCCGCGTGACCGGCGGCGATTATGAGGCCTGGACGCCGGGCGGCTGACAGTCCATCTCTCCGCCCATGAAAAACTTACCGACACGCGGGCGCGCATGAAGGGCCGCAGCATCGCCGAGGTCCTGACCGGCGCCATGGTCCTGGCCGCGGCCGGGGTCTTCCTGGTCTATGCGATCCTGCATGGCGGCCGCTCGCCGCAGACAGACGGAATCGCCCTGACCGCGCAGTTCGACCGCGTGGACGGGTTGAACCAGGGTGCCGATGTGAAGATCGGCGGGGTCAAGATCGGCTCGGTCAGCGATTTGCGGATTGATCCGCGCACCTTCCAGGCGGTGGTGACGATCCGCATCCGCCGTGACCTGGGCCTGCCCACCGATTCCTCGGCGGAGATCAGCTCCGAAGGGCTGCTGGGGGGCAAATATGTCTCCATCGTGCCCGGCGGCGCGGATCGCCTGCTGGCCGATGGCGGCCGGATCACCGAAACCCAGGGCTCGGTCAGCCTGGAGAGCCTGCTGGGCCGCTTCATCTTCTCGGTCACGCAGATGAATGCGGGCGGTGCGGCCGCCGCCGAACCCGCCCCGGCGCCACGATGAGCACGCCGCCCGCCATCTGGCCGGGCAGCGATGGCCAGCCGATCTCCTGCCGCGAAAAGGTGAAAGTGCTGGCCGAGAACCACGCCGAGGCGGTGCAGGTGCTGCGCGATGCGCTGGAGGATGCCGTTCTGATGGGCGTGGATGAGGCGGCGATGCGGCAGATCCTCGGCGAGATCGTCGCTGGCCTGCCGAGCCCGAGGCGCAAGTGATGCGCGCCCTCCCGGCCCCGGCCCTCGCTGCCTCGACCTTCACCGCCTGGGCCCTGCTGGCCCTCGCCCAACCCGCCGCCGCCCAGGAATGGGTGCCGCGCCGGGTTGGCGAGATCCAGGCGCTCGACAAGGTGAATGCCCGCGTGGCGACGCTGCGCGCAACCGTGGGGGAGGCGACGCGCTTCGGCACGCTGACCATCACCCTGCGCGCCTGCCATGCCCGCCCGCCGGATGAAGTCCCCGATGCGGCGGCCTGGCTAGAGGTCACTGATGATCGTGGCGGCGCGGGGAGCGGCACAGTGTTCCGGGGCTGGCTCTTCGCCGATGCGCCGGCGGTCAACATGTTCGAGCATCCGGTCTATGATCTGCGGATCATGAGCTGCCGGTAGAGCCTCTTCCGCTCAGGCCGAAGCCTTCGGATGGATGCTGATGCCACGAAGACAACAGGCTGGAGGTCTCGTCGTGAACCCTGGCGAAGGGAGGCTCCCCGACCGGCCTGCCGCGATGTGCCGGGCACTCCCTCATTGCGGCGCGCCCGTCGGCGCATGAGGCCGCCCACCCGGTAACGCCCACCGCCGGCCCGCGTGGGCGAAGATCCCCGCGCGCGGCTGAAGCGCCCCATTCAACAGGCCACGTCCCATCAACCTGCTTCTCGCCACGCTCTATGTCCTGATGTGGGGCTCCGCCTTCAATGCGGCGCGGATCGTGGCGCTGGAATGGCCGCCGCTCTGGGCGCTGGCCATTCGCTTCGCTGGCGTGGTGCCGCTGCTCTGGTTGATCTGGCGCTGGCGGCGGGTGCCCTTCGCGCAGGGCAGCGATCGCTGGCGCCTCGCGGTGATGGGCGGCTTCGGCATGGGCGGCTATCTCGCCTGCGCCTGGGTGGCCTCGGCCCATGTCCCGTCCGGGCTGGTGGCCCTGCTGGCGGCCTGTTCGCCGCTGTTCGTGGCGCTGGGCGAGGCCTGGCGCGGGCAGCGCCTGGCGCCCCTGGGCTGGCTTGGGCTTGGCCTGGGCTGGATCGGTGTCGCCACGCTGGGCCTGCTGCGCTCGGCCGATGGGCTGGAAGCGGCCGAGGCCTGGGGTATCGGCCTGACGCTGTGCGGCGCCTTCCTGCAGGCGGTGGGCGTGCTGGCCTATGCGCCGGCCCGGGCGCGCATGGACCCCTGGTCGGCCAATCTCGGGCAGACGGTGGTGGCGAGCGTGGTGCTGATCGCCCTGGCCGGCCTGATCGGCGGGCCGCTGCCGCGCACGGCCAGCCCCATGCTGATCGGCGGCATGCTCTATGCGAGCCTGGTCGTTGGCGTGGCTGGCTATGCGCTGTTCTTCCTGGTGATCCGACGCTTCGGCGCTTCCAATGCGGCGGCGCTGCAACTCATGGCGCCGCCGGTCGCCGCATTGCTCGGCTGGTCCTTCATGGAGGAGCGGCTGGCCTGGGGCGACCTGCTGGGCGGGGCCATCACCCTGGCCGGGTTGCTGCTGATGTTCCGGGCGAGATAAGGCGCCCTTCGGCGCGCGGGCTGGGACCTGCGC from Sediminicoccus sp. KRV36 encodes the following:
- a CDS encoding DMT family transporter — its product is MRLAYGQLALAMILVGANVGVAKLLAEALPIAMIAFLRCLLAVAVLWPLARMIEGRVRVSGAVKRNLALQAIFGTAIYNAGLLAGLRFTSALEGGLVLATLPAVVALGSLLWLRERLSARQWIAAGLAGFGMAAITLARLGGGGGGSAFGNMLVFLGVCGEAIYVLLARRVAGAVPVFTASLWMQLFSAGVLLPFAAPGFAAVAALADPQLLALLVFHSLTASVLCLLLWYAGMKRVPAATAGVFTAFLPASAAVTAVLFLGESFGLVHAAGFVLMMGSVLLATWPSRR
- a CDS encoding MGMT family protein, which translates into the protein MAKSPFFARIKADVLSIVANIPEGEVVTFRDIGAHLDVMPRHVAYILKMLDAEERAAFPAGRVVASDAAALDVARLPHGVPRQSGPANAPIARK
- a CDS encoding GNAT family N-acetyltransferase; translation: MDSAELTLSLHRAIAEIPAAEWDACAGDNPFVSHAFLSALEESGSASAKTGWLPQHVALRDAGGELLACAPAYAKSHSYGEYVFDHGWAQAFEQAGGRYYPKLQVAVPFSPVPGPRLLRRPGVPVAALAQGLAQAMAALKCSSTHITFCTREEWEALGEAGWLQRTGVQFHWQNQGFSDFDDFLAALSSRKRKTLKRERRAVAESGLTLQTLRGAEITPRHWAAFHGFYRNTVDARWGSAYLTKSFWPLLGEKLGERVVLMWAERDGKPVAGALNLLGGEALYGRNWGCDEEVPFLHFELCYLRAIDFAIEHGVSRVEAGAQGEHKIQRGYLPALTYSAHLIGHRGLSDAVARFLEQERPAILERMAELATLSPYRRDGEA
- a CDS encoding RidA family protein, whose protein sequence is MSKIEARLAELGLTLPEAGAPIANYVPFTVSGKTIYVSGQVPRKDGAIHPVGHLGAGVSIEEAKQAAQLCFLSILAHAKVAAGGDLDRIARVLRVTGYVNSAPGFGDQPAVINGASDCAVAVFGDAGRHARSAVGVAALPGGAAVEVEAILELV
- a CDS encoding TSCPD domain-containing protein, whose amino-acid sequence is MARITGSLWEGVALRRTRIGADPDAPPRAVALPETWEDEAAAALAALAPGDAPITLPRVAEAWIARALKSGGKAGLITPREAPQLAEGWRALLLTRRGAPGAETWRGDARAEPRFVLNLPAFLEPEGGFDLEGYTEACALGVVFLDAATGGKATKLRLGFADLAGLLSALGLAYDSAGAREVAAGIAALTRGAAEAQSGRMAERLGAREPVALIWPEPPASTPLPGLAAAARAALDAAMASPGLRHQALVALAPADAAEALLGAETAGIAPAPGATRAVETLAGVVDVPTRAALRAPQSRVAALLGPVSQASRRAMQAAVTPFLHAAPPSPVALPAAPRPAPAPRPALRRQAGQTLHVTVGGHRVALRTAEEDGALREIAFSLSKEGAAYRSLMDGFAQAVSLGLARGVPLSDYVEAFAYTRFGPAGAVEGDPDIPRATSVLDWAFRRLAMDYLGGALPQPEAEDVAPGSLSRVAEQSPLLPLDLPAVAERPKRNLRVVA
- a CDS encoding NADH-ubiquinone oxidoreductase subunit NDUFA12 family protein; its protein translation is MSKIQLFLTRLGSRKIGRDAAGNTYYEARRPDPVYGRARRTVSLAKGLDSSVVPPEWHAWLHHLTDAPLPGPKYSWQKPHQPNLTGTAQAWRPKGHDYAGGQRRVTGGDYEAWTPGG
- the mlaD gene encoding outer membrane lipid asymmetry maintenance protein MlaD is translated as MKGRSIAEVLTGAMVLAAAGVFLVYAILHGGRSPQTDGIALTAQFDRVDGLNQGADVKIGGVKIGSVSDLRIDPRTFQAVVTIRIRRDLGLPTDSSAEISSEGLLGGKYVSIVPGGADRLLADGGRITETQGSVSLESLLGRFIFSVTQMNAGGAAAAEPAPAPR
- a CDS encoding DUF2155 domain-containing protein — encoded protein: MRALPAPALAASTFTAWALLALAQPAAAQEWVPRRVGEIQALDKVNARVATLRATVGEATRFGTLTITLRACHARPPDEVPDAAAWLEVTDDRGGAGSGTVFRGWLFADAPAVNMFEHPVYDLRIMSCR
- a CDS encoding DMT family transporter, whose protein sequence is MWGSAFNAARIVALEWPPLWALAIRFAGVVPLLWLIWRWRRVPFAQGSDRWRLAVMGGFGMGGYLACAWVASAHVPSGLVALLAACSPLFVALGEAWRGQRLAPLGWLGLGLGWIGVATLGLLRSADGLEAAEAWGIGLTLCGAFLQAVGVLAYAPARARMDPWSANLGQTVVASVVLIALAGLIGGPLPRTASPMLIGGMLYASLVVGVAGYALFFLVIRRFGASNAAALQLMAPPVAALLGWSFMEERLAWGDLLGGAITLAGLLLMFRAR